The Solanum lycopersicum chromosome 9, SLM_r2.1 genome window below encodes:
- the LOC101268797 gene encoding uncharacterized protein, which translates to MKLSWPIALFYTFLCFFASGSFSSIENFHQPFPIIEPDPGHTKLRLSREGLEAIEKITTPIAAVAVIGPYRSGKSFTLNQLLSLSCDEGFGVGHMRDTKTKGIWVWGTPVEMDINGVKTSVFYLDTEGFESIGKSNVYDDRIFALAAVMSSVLIYNLPETIREADISRLSFAVELAEEFYGRVKGQDVAFEPAKLLWLIQRDFLQGKSVQEMVDEALRRVPNSNGDKNIDQVNQIRDSLAIMGDNSTAFSLPQPHLQRTKLCDMKDAELDPLYVKKREQLKEVVASIIRPKIVQGKSLNGKEFVSFLEQILDALNKGEIPSTGSLVEVFNKGILERCLKLYNERMAKLVLPMPGESLQKAHVENRQAAMNVFDEQHFGRHHAKKSVDKLDEEIEKVYKNIMLANEYQSSKLCEALYTRCEDKMDNLQVLRLPSMAKFNAGFIQCNQSFHGECVGPSKINYEKRMMKMLEKSKSSFIKDYNHRLFNWLVAFSLFMVVVGRFVIKFILVEIGAWILFIFLETYTRMFWSAESLYYNPMWHFIVATWETLVYSPILDLDRWAIPVFVMAVIFVVYWRCYGRRKHGPMLLLPMYSNPKDRHRTE; encoded by the exons ATGAAGCTTTCTTGGCCAATCGCGCTTTTCTACACATTTCTTTGCTTTTTCGCATCTGGGTCATTTTCTTCTATTGAGAATTTTCATCAACC GTTTCCTATTATAGAGCCTGATCCAGGTCACACAAAACTTCGCCTTTCAAGAGAAGGATTGGAGGCAATTGAGAAGATAACTACACCCATTGCAGCTGTTGCT GTAATTGGTCCATATCGTTCGGGAAAATCATTTACTCTCAATCAGCTCCTTTCCCTGTCTTGTGATGAAG GTTTTGGTGTTGGTCATATGCGTGATACAAAGACAAAAG GTATATGGGTTTGGGGTACTCCAGTAGAGATGGATATCAATGGAGTAAAAACTTCTGTTTTTTACCTTGACACAGAAGGTTTTGAAAGCATTGGAAAATCTAATGTATACGATGACCG GATTTTTGCCCTTGCAGCTGTTATGAGTTCTGTGCTTATATATAATCTCCCTGAGACG ATACGTGAAGCTGATATATCCCGGCTGTCATTCGCAGTTGAACTTGCGGAGGAGTTCTATGGAAG AGTAAAG GGGCAAGATGTTGCGTTTGAACCTGCAAAGCTACTATGGCTCATCCAACGTGATTTTCTGC AAGGAAAATCTGTGCAAGAAATGGTTGATGAAGCTCTAAGACGTGTCCCTAATAGCAACG GTGATAAAAATATTGATCAG GTGAATCAGATTCGAGATTCTTTAGCCATAATGGGTGATAATAGCACAGCGTTCAGCTTACCACAA CCCCATCTTCAGCGCACAAAGCTTTGTGACATGAAGGACGCTGAGCTTGATCCTCTCTATGTCAAGAAGAGGGAGCAATTAAAAGAAGTTGTAGCATCTATTATTCGTCCAAAAATTGTCCAGGGTAAATCTCTCAACGGGAAGGAGTTCGTATCTTTCCTTGAGCAG ATTCTTGATGCATTGAATAAAGGGGAGATTCCATCCACAGGGTCCCTTGTGGAAGTCTTCAACAAGGGTATCCTGGAGCGGTGTCTAAAACTCTACAATGAGAGGATGGCTAAGTTGGTTTTGCCAATGCCTGGGGAGTCTTTGCAAAAGGCTCATGTAGAGAACAGACAGGCAGCGATGAATGTCTTTGATGAACAGCATTTTGGTCGTCATCATGCAAAAAAATCAGTTGATAAATTGGATGAAGAGATCGAAAAG GTGTACAAGAATATAATGCTGGCGAATGAATATCAATCCTCAAAGCTGTGTGAGGCTTTGTATACTAGATGTGAGGACAAAATGGACAATCTTCAGGTCCTCAGACTTCCTTCGATGGCAAAGTTCAATGCTGGCTTCATCCAGTGTAACCAAAGCTTTCATGGTGAATGTGTCGGACCTTCTAAAATCAACTATGAGAAGCGGATGATGAAG ATGTTAGAGAAGTCAAAGTCTTCATTCATCAAGGACTATaatcacagactctttaattgGTTGGTGGCTTTCTCACTGTTCATGGTGGTGGTCGGGCGGTTCGTCATAAAGTTTATTTTGGTCGAGATTGGCGCAtggatactttttattttcttagaaaCATATACAAGAATGTTTTGGTCTGCAGAGTCACTTTACTATAATCCAATGTGGCATTTTATTGTAGCTACTTGGGAAACGCTCGTGTATAGTCCAATCCTTGATCTGGACAG GTGGGCAATCCCTGTGTTTGTAATGGCTGTAATATTTGTGGTATATTGGCGGTGTTATGGGAGACGGAAACACGGTCCCATGTTGTTGTTACCCATGTACAGCAATCCTAAAGACCGGCATAGAACAGAATAG
- the LOC101243823 gene encoding transcription factor UNE12 — protein MANNPSEGPSDDFFDQILGFPAYNGAEPNLAGNDAGAIPPAMMLQLNSGDGSSQFTGVGLGVGLGGGGFHGHGGGGSFPLGLSLEQGKGGFLKMDDVSAPGRRFRDDVVDSRASSSVKPGFHGQPMPSMPHPPAIRPRVRARRGQATDPHSIAERLRRERIAERIRALQELVPSVNKTDRAVMLDEIVDYIKFLRLQVKVLSMSRLGGAGAVAPLVTDIPISSVEEESSEGGNNNQPAWEKWSSDGTERQVAKLMEENVGAAMQFLQSKALCIMPISLASAIYHSQPPDTSSLVKPETNPPS, from the exons ATGGCTAACAACCCTTCTGAGGGACCTTCTGATGATTTCTTTGACCAAATCTTGGGATTTCCTGCTTACAATGGAGCAGAACCTAATTTGGCGGGAAATGATGCCGGAGCTATACCGCCGGCGATGATGCTCCAGCTTAACTCTGGTGATGGGTCAAGTCAGTTTACTGGAGTGGGTCTTGGGGTTGGTTTAGGTGGTGGGGGGTTCCATGGTCATGGTGGGGGTGGTTCTTTTCCTTTAGGGTTGAGTTTAGAACAAGGGAAAGGTGGGTTCTTGAAGATGGATGATGTTTCAGCACCTGGAAGGAGGTTTAGAGATGATGTTGTTGATAGCAGAGCTTCTTCTTCTGTCAAACCT GGTTTTCATGGACAACCGATGCCTTCAATGCCGCATCCCCCTGCAATACGTCCAAGGGTGAGAGCTAGGCGAGGACAAGCTACTGATCCACATAGCATAGCGGAgagg TTACGTAGAGAGAGGATAGCAGAAAGAATTAGAGCATTGCAAGAGTTGGTTCCCAGTGTCAATAAG ACTGATAGAGCTGTAATGCTTGATGAAATTGTAGATTATATCAAATTCCTACGGCTGCAAGTGAAG GTGTTGAGCATGAGTAGGTTAGGAGGAGCTGGTGCAGTAGCACCACTTGTTACAGACATTCCAATATCATCAGTAGag GAAGAGAGCAGTGAAGGTGGAAATAATAACCAACCAGCTTGGGAAAAGTGGTCAAGTGATGGCACAGAAAGGCAAGTGGCTAAACTCATGGAAGAAAATGTTGGTGCTGCAATGCAATTTCTTCAGTCTAAAGCACTATGTATAATGCCTATTTCTCTTGCATCAGCAATTTATCACTCTCAGCCACCAGATACATCAAGTCTTGTTAAGCCAGAAACAAATCCTCCTTCATAG